One part of the Anaeromyxobacter sp. Fw109-5 genome encodes these proteins:
- a CDS encoding inositol monophosphatase family protein, protein MAEAAELREICVEAARRGGAVLRERWKTQRIIELKGGIDLVTDADRAAEAAVLGFLRGRLPGAAILAEESGASGEGVGELRFFVDPLDGTTNYAHGVPHFAVNVAVADARGLAAGATYDPLRDELFMAARGEGAFLGDERLRHSGCARLVGSLLVTGFPYDIHQHNEFPLRLFGAFIRKARAVRRFGSAALDLAYVAAGRFDGFWEQRLKPWDIAPGILLAREAGALVTDMGGGDRMLETGDIVAAAPGLHPPMLEVIGTTAR, encoded by the coding sequence GTGGCGGAGGCGGCGGAGCTGAGGGAGATCTGCGTCGAGGCGGCCCGCCGGGGCGGCGCGGTGCTGCGCGAGCGGTGGAAGACTCAGCGCATCATCGAGCTGAAGGGCGGTATCGATCTCGTGACCGACGCGGACCGCGCGGCCGAGGCCGCGGTCCTGGGGTTCCTGAGGGGCCGCCTCCCGGGCGCCGCGATCCTCGCCGAGGAGTCGGGGGCGTCCGGGGAAGGCGTCGGGGAGCTGCGCTTCTTCGTGGACCCGCTCGACGGCACCACGAACTACGCGCACGGGGTCCCGCACTTCGCGGTGAACGTCGCGGTCGCCGACGCGCGCGGCCTCGCGGCGGGCGCGACCTACGACCCGCTCCGGGACGAGCTCTTCATGGCGGCGCGGGGGGAGGGAGCGTTCCTCGGGGACGAGCGGCTGCGGCACTCCGGGTGCGCGAGGCTCGTCGGCTCGCTGCTCGTGACCGGGTTCCCGTACGACATCCACCAGCACAACGAGTTCCCGCTGCGGCTGTTCGGGGCGTTCATCCGCAAGGCCCGCGCGGTGCGCCGCTTCGGCTCGGCCGCCCTCGATCTCGCCTACGTGGCCGCGGGACGGTTCGACGGGTTCTGGGAGCAGCGCCTCAAGCCGTGGGACATCGCGCCGGGGATTCTCCTCGCGCGCGAGGCGGGCGCCCTCGTCACCGACATGGGAGGGGGAGACCGGATGCTCGAGACCGGCGACATCGTCGCCGCGGCGCCGGGGCTCCACCCGCCGATGCTCGAGGTCATCGGGACTACGGCGCGCTGA